A single window of Stigmatopora nigra isolate UIUO_SnigA chromosome 22, RoL_Snig_1.1, whole genome shotgun sequence DNA harbors:
- the LOC144215408 gene encoding sarcoplasmic/endoplasmic reticulum calcium ATPase 2-like isoform X3, with amino-acid sequence MENAHTKSVEEVYTFFSVNESTGLSLDEVKRQREKYGLNELPAEEGKSLWELVLEQFEDLLVRILLLAACISFVLAWFEEGEETITAFVEPFVILLILIANAIVGVWQERNAEDAIEALKEYEPEMGKVYRQDRKTVQRIKARDIVPGDIVEIAVGDKVPADIRICSIKSTTLRVDQSILTGESVSVIKHTDPVPDPRAVNQDKKNMLFSGTNIASGKAVGVVVATGVNTEIGKIRDEMAATEQEKTPLQQKLDEFGEQLSKVISLICIAVWIINIGHFNDPVHGGSWIRGAVYYFKIAVALAVAAIPEGLPAVITTCLALGTRRMAKKNAIVRSLPSVETLGCTSVICSDKTGTLTTNQMSVCRMFIINKADGENCSLSEFTITGSTYAPEGDVFQDGKKVKPSQYDALVELATICALCNDSSLDFNEVKGVYEKVGEATETALTCLVEKMNVFDTEVDSLSKIDRANACNSVIKQLMKKECTLEFSRDRKSMSVYCTPNKSRSSLGKMFVKVYSDITMQITSLIFVCVTDIPSSLSQGAPEGVIERCTHVRVGNSKVPLTKSIKEKIMSVIREYGTGRDTLRCLALATRDSPPKMEDMILSDPGKFGIYESDLTFVGCVGMLDPPRQEVAASIKLCRQAGIRVIMITGDNKGTAVAICRRIGIFSEDDNVDQMAFTGREFDELAPDTQRHAVITARCFARVEPSHKSKIVEFLQGFDEITAMTGDGVNDAPALKKAEIGIAMGSGTAVAKSASEMVLADDNFSSIVAAVEEGRAIYNNMKQFIRYLISSNVGEVVCIFLTAALGFPEALIPVQLLWVNLVTDGLPATALGFNPPDLDIMEKPPRNAKEPLISGWLFFRYLAIGGYVGAATVGAAAWWFTVSDDGPQITSYQLSHFLQCSDDNPDFDGLDCEVFESPYPMTMALSVLVTIEMCNALNSLSENQSLLRMPPWENIWLLGAICLSMSLHFLILYVEPLPVIFQITPLDATQWMMVLKISMPVILLDELLKFTARHHLDLAKAV; translated from the exons gTCCTGGCCTGGTTTGAGGAAGGCGAAGAAACTATTACTGCCTTTGTGGAaccttttgtcattttactcattctcaTTGCCAATGCCATCGTTGGCGTATGGCAG gaGCGTAACGCTGAGGATGCTATTGAGGCACTGAAGGAGTATGAGCCGGAAATGGGAAAAGTGTACCGCCAGGACAGAAAAACAGTCCAAAGGATCAAGGCCAGAGACATTGTTCCTGGGGACATTGTTGAAATTGCCG ttGGAGACAAAGTGCCTGCTGATATTCGTATATGCTCAATCAAATCCACAACTTTGAGAGTGGACCAGTCTATTCTTACCG GAGAGTCCGTCTCTGTCATTAAACATACAGACCCGGTACCTGACCCTCGTGCTGTCAATCAAGACAAGAAGAACATGCTATTCTCT GGTACCAACATTGCATCCGGGAAGGCTGTGGGTGTAGTGGTGGCCACCGGGGTTAACACAGAGATTGGTAAAATCCGTGATGAGATGGCAGCCACAGAGCAGGAGAAGACACCCCTGCAACAGAAACTGGATGAGTTTGGCGAACAACTCTCGAAGGTCATTTCCCTCATCTGCATTGCTGTGTGGATCATAAACATCGGCCACTTCAATGACCCCGTTCATGGAGGTTCCTGGATCCGTGGTGCTGTGTACTACTTCAAAATCGCAGTGGCACTGGCTGTGGCCGCCATCCCCGAAGGTTTGCCTGCCGTCATCACCACCTGTTTGGCTCTCGGGACCCGCCGAATGGCCAAGAAGAACGCCATCGTCCGCAGTCTGCCGTCCGTGGAGACTCTGGGTTGCACTTCTGTCATTTGTTCTGACAAGACGGGGACGTTGACTACCAATCAAATGTCCGTCTGCAGA ATGTTCATTATCAACAAGGCAGATGGCGAGAACTGTTCTCTGTCCGAGTTTACCATCACAGGTTCTACTTACGCACCAGAAGGCGACGT ATTCCAGGACGGTAAAAAAGTGAAACCCTCGCAGTATGATGCTCTGGTGGAATTGGCCACCATCTGTGCACTGTGTAATGACTCGTCGCTGGACTTCAATGAG GTGAAAGGAGTGTATGAAAAGGTGGGCGAGGCGACAGAGACTGCTCTGACCTGTCTTGTAGAGAAAATGAACGTCTTTGACACAGAAGTCGACAGCCTGTCCAAGATTGACAGAGCTAACGCCTGCAACTCC GTTATCAAACAGCTGATGAAGAAAGAGTGCACTCTGGAGTTCTCCAGAGACAGAAAGTCCATGTCAGTCTACTGCACACCTAATAAGTCCCGTTCTTCCTTGGGAAAAATGTTTGTTAAGGTATACTCGGACATAACAATGCAAATAACCAGCCTCATCTTCGTTTGCGTGACAGATATTCCATCCTCTTTATCGCAGGGAGCACCAGAAGGCGTTATCGAGAGGTGCACCCATGTCAGAGTGGGTAACAGCAAAGTTCCATTGACCAAAAGTATCAAGGAAAAGATCATGTCTGTGATTCGTGAATATGGAACCGGTCGAGATACTCTGAGGTGTCTGGCTCTGGCCACACGAGACAGCCCACCCAAGATGGAGGACATGATACTATCTGACCCCGGCAAATTCGGAATTTACGAG TCGGACCTGACCTTCGTCGGCTGCGTGGGCATGCTGGATCCTCCCAGACAAGAGGTGGCGGCTTCCATCAAGTTGTGTCGCCAGGCCGGCATCCGCGTCATCATGATCACCGGGGACAACAAGGGCACGGCCGTGGCGATCTGCCGCCGAATCGGCATCTTCTCCGAGGACGACAATGTGGACCAGATGGCTTTCACCGGGAGAGAGTTTGATGAGCTGGCGCCAGACACCCAGCGTCACGCTGTCATCACCGCGCGTTGCTTTGCACGTGTGGAGCCCTCACACAAGTCCAAAATTGTGGAGTTCCTGCAAGGATTTGACGAGATCACAGCTATG ACAGGAGACGGCGTGAACGATGCCCCTGCCCTAAAGAAGGCAGAGATAGGAATTGCGATGGGCTCTGGCACCGCCGTGGCCAAGTCGGCCTCGGAGATGGTCCTCGCCGATGACAACTTCTCTTCTATTGTGGCGGCCGTGGAAGAAGGCCGAGCTATTTACAACAATATGAAACAGTTTATCCGATACCTTATATCTTCCAATGTAGGGGAAGTCGTCTG TATCTTTCTTACCGCGGCACTGGGTTTTCCCGAAGCGCTGATCCCGGTTCAGTTGTTGTGGGTCAACTTGGTGACGGACGGTCTTCCCGCGACCGCGTTGGGCTTCAACCCCCCAGACCTGGACATCATGGAGAAGCCACCCCGCAATGCCAAAGAACCGCTCATTTCCGGATGGCTCTTCTTTCGTTATCTGGCTATTGGCG GTTACGTCGGCGCTGCCACGGTGGGAGCCGCGGCCTGGTGGTTCACGGTCTCGGACGACGGACCTCAGATCACCTCGTACCAGCTG AGTCACTTCCTCCAGTGCAGCGACGACAACCCGGACTTTGACGGCCTGGACTGCGAGGTGTTTGAGTCCCCGTACCCAATGACGATGGCTCTGTCGGTGCTCGTCACCATCGAGATGTGCAACGCCCTCAACAG TTTGTCAGAGAACCAGTCCCTGCTTCGAATGCCTCCTTGGGAGAACATTTGGCTTTTGGGGGCCATTTGCCTCTCCATGTCCCTCCACTTTTTAATCCTCTACGTGGAGCCTCTTCCA GTCATTTTCCAGATCACCCCCCTGGACGCCACCCAGTGGATGATGGTGCTGAAAATCTCCATGCCGGTTATCCTGCTGGACGAGCTGCTCAAGTTTACGGCCAGGCACCACCTGGACTTGG CAAAGGCCGTATAA
- the LOC144215408 gene encoding sarcoplasmic/endoplasmic reticulum calcium ATPase 2-like isoform X1, which yields MENAHTKSVEEVYTFFSVNESTGLSLDEVKRQREKYGLNELPAEEGKSLWELVLEQFEDLLVRILLLAACISFVLAWFEEGEETITAFVEPFVILLILIANAIVGVWQERNAEDAIEALKEYEPEMGKVYRQDRKTVQRIKARDIVPGDIVEIAVGDKVPADIRICSIKSTTLRVDQSILTGESVSVIKHTDPVPDPRAVNQDKKNMLFSGTNIASGKAVGVVVATGVNTEIGKIRDEMAATEQEKTPLQQKLDEFGEQLSKVISLICIAVWIINIGHFNDPVHGGSWIRGAVYYFKIAVALAVAAIPEGLPAVITTCLALGTRRMAKKNAIVRSLPSVETLGCTSVICSDKTGTLTTNQMSVCRMFIINKADGENCSLSEFTITGSTYAPEGDVFQDGKKVKPSQYDALVELATICALCNDSSLDFNEVKGVYEKVGEATETALTCLVEKMNVFDTEVDSLSKIDRANACNSVIKQLMKKECTLEFSRDRKSMSVYCTPNKSRSSLGKMFVKVYSDITMQITSLIFVCVTDIPSSLSQGAPEGVIERCTHVRVGNSKVPLTKSIKEKIMSVIREYGTGRDTLRCLALATRDSPPKMEDMILSDPGKFGIYESDLTFVGCVGMLDPPRQEVAASIKLCRQAGIRVIMITGDNKGTAVAICRRIGIFSEDDNVDQMAFTGREFDELAPDTQRHAVITARCFARVEPSHKSKIVEFLQGFDEITAMTGDGVNDAPALKKAEIGIAMGSGTAVAKSASEMVLADDNFSSIVAAVEEGRAIYNNMKQFIRYLISSNVGEVVCIFLTAALGFPEALIPVQLLWVNLVTDGLPATALGFNPPDLDIMEKPPRNAKEPLISGWLFFRYLAIGGYVGAATVGAAAWWFTVSDDGPQITSYQLSHFLQCSDDNPDFDGLDCEVFESPYPMTMALSVLVTIEMCNALNSLSENQSLLRMPPWENIWLLGAICLSMSLHFLILYVEPLPVIFQITPLDATQWMMVLKISMPVILLDELLKFTARHHLDLGKRPEKAATATAAGRKGRPLSACAEGISWPFVAVCLPLVLWIYSADTNVAAVLWP from the exons gTCCTGGCCTGGTTTGAGGAAGGCGAAGAAACTATTACTGCCTTTGTGGAaccttttgtcattttactcattctcaTTGCCAATGCCATCGTTGGCGTATGGCAG gaGCGTAACGCTGAGGATGCTATTGAGGCACTGAAGGAGTATGAGCCGGAAATGGGAAAAGTGTACCGCCAGGACAGAAAAACAGTCCAAAGGATCAAGGCCAGAGACATTGTTCCTGGGGACATTGTTGAAATTGCCG ttGGAGACAAAGTGCCTGCTGATATTCGTATATGCTCAATCAAATCCACAACTTTGAGAGTGGACCAGTCTATTCTTACCG GAGAGTCCGTCTCTGTCATTAAACATACAGACCCGGTACCTGACCCTCGTGCTGTCAATCAAGACAAGAAGAACATGCTATTCTCT GGTACCAACATTGCATCCGGGAAGGCTGTGGGTGTAGTGGTGGCCACCGGGGTTAACACAGAGATTGGTAAAATCCGTGATGAGATGGCAGCCACAGAGCAGGAGAAGACACCCCTGCAACAGAAACTGGATGAGTTTGGCGAACAACTCTCGAAGGTCATTTCCCTCATCTGCATTGCTGTGTGGATCATAAACATCGGCCACTTCAATGACCCCGTTCATGGAGGTTCCTGGATCCGTGGTGCTGTGTACTACTTCAAAATCGCAGTGGCACTGGCTGTGGCCGCCATCCCCGAAGGTTTGCCTGCCGTCATCACCACCTGTTTGGCTCTCGGGACCCGCCGAATGGCCAAGAAGAACGCCATCGTCCGCAGTCTGCCGTCCGTGGAGACTCTGGGTTGCACTTCTGTCATTTGTTCTGACAAGACGGGGACGTTGACTACCAATCAAATGTCCGTCTGCAGA ATGTTCATTATCAACAAGGCAGATGGCGAGAACTGTTCTCTGTCCGAGTTTACCATCACAGGTTCTACTTACGCACCAGAAGGCGACGT ATTCCAGGACGGTAAAAAAGTGAAACCCTCGCAGTATGATGCTCTGGTGGAATTGGCCACCATCTGTGCACTGTGTAATGACTCGTCGCTGGACTTCAATGAG GTGAAAGGAGTGTATGAAAAGGTGGGCGAGGCGACAGAGACTGCTCTGACCTGTCTTGTAGAGAAAATGAACGTCTTTGACACAGAAGTCGACAGCCTGTCCAAGATTGACAGAGCTAACGCCTGCAACTCC GTTATCAAACAGCTGATGAAGAAAGAGTGCACTCTGGAGTTCTCCAGAGACAGAAAGTCCATGTCAGTCTACTGCACACCTAATAAGTCCCGTTCTTCCTTGGGAAAAATGTTTGTTAAGGTATACTCGGACATAACAATGCAAATAACCAGCCTCATCTTCGTTTGCGTGACAGATATTCCATCCTCTTTATCGCAGGGAGCACCAGAAGGCGTTATCGAGAGGTGCACCCATGTCAGAGTGGGTAACAGCAAAGTTCCATTGACCAAAAGTATCAAGGAAAAGATCATGTCTGTGATTCGTGAATATGGAACCGGTCGAGATACTCTGAGGTGTCTGGCTCTGGCCACACGAGACAGCCCACCCAAGATGGAGGACATGATACTATCTGACCCCGGCAAATTCGGAATTTACGAG TCGGACCTGACCTTCGTCGGCTGCGTGGGCATGCTGGATCCTCCCAGACAAGAGGTGGCGGCTTCCATCAAGTTGTGTCGCCAGGCCGGCATCCGCGTCATCATGATCACCGGGGACAACAAGGGCACGGCCGTGGCGATCTGCCGCCGAATCGGCATCTTCTCCGAGGACGACAATGTGGACCAGATGGCTTTCACCGGGAGAGAGTTTGATGAGCTGGCGCCAGACACCCAGCGTCACGCTGTCATCACCGCGCGTTGCTTTGCACGTGTGGAGCCCTCACACAAGTCCAAAATTGTGGAGTTCCTGCAAGGATTTGACGAGATCACAGCTATG ACAGGAGACGGCGTGAACGATGCCCCTGCCCTAAAGAAGGCAGAGATAGGAATTGCGATGGGCTCTGGCACCGCCGTGGCCAAGTCGGCCTCGGAGATGGTCCTCGCCGATGACAACTTCTCTTCTATTGTGGCGGCCGTGGAAGAAGGCCGAGCTATTTACAACAATATGAAACAGTTTATCCGATACCTTATATCTTCCAATGTAGGGGAAGTCGTCTG TATCTTTCTTACCGCGGCACTGGGTTTTCCCGAAGCGCTGATCCCGGTTCAGTTGTTGTGGGTCAACTTGGTGACGGACGGTCTTCCCGCGACCGCGTTGGGCTTCAACCCCCCAGACCTGGACATCATGGAGAAGCCACCCCGCAATGCCAAAGAACCGCTCATTTCCGGATGGCTCTTCTTTCGTTATCTGGCTATTGGCG GTTACGTCGGCGCTGCCACGGTGGGAGCCGCGGCCTGGTGGTTCACGGTCTCGGACGACGGACCTCAGATCACCTCGTACCAGCTG AGTCACTTCCTCCAGTGCAGCGACGACAACCCGGACTTTGACGGCCTGGACTGCGAGGTGTTTGAGTCCCCGTACCCAATGACGATGGCTCTGTCGGTGCTCGTCACCATCGAGATGTGCAACGCCCTCAACAG TTTGTCAGAGAACCAGTCCCTGCTTCGAATGCCTCCTTGGGAGAACATTTGGCTTTTGGGGGCCATTTGCCTCTCCATGTCCCTCCACTTTTTAATCCTCTACGTGGAGCCTCTTCCA GTCATTTTCCAGATCACCCCCCTGGACGCCACCCAGTGGATGATGGTGCTGAAAATCTCCATGCCGGTTATCCTGCTGGACGAGCTGCTCAAGTTTACGGCCAGGCACCACCTGGACTTGGGTAAACGACCAGAGAAGGCGGCGACGGCCACGGCGGCGGGTCGCAAAGGGCGCCCTCTGTCCGCATGCGCCGAGGGCATCTCCTGGCCTTTCGTGGCCGTCTGCCTGCCTCTGGTGCTGTGGATCTACAGCGCCGACACTAACGTGGCTGCCGTGTTGTGGCCCTGA
- the LOC144215408 gene encoding sarcoplasmic/endoplasmic reticulum calcium ATPase 2-like isoform X2, giving the protein MENAHTKSVEEVYTFFSVNESTGLSLDEVKRQREKYGLNELPAEEGKSLWELVLEQFEDLLVRILLLAACISFVLAWFEEGEETITAFVEPFVILLILIANAIVGVWQERNAEDAIEALKEYEPEMGKVYRQDRKTVQRIKARDIVPGDIVEIAVGDKVPADIRICSIKSTTLRVDQSILTGESVSVIKHTDPVPDPRAVNQDKKNMLFSGTNIASGKAVGVVVATGVNTEIGKIRDEMAATEQEKTPLQQKLDEFGEQLSKVISLICIAVWIINIGHFNDPVHGGSWIRGAVYYFKIAVALAVAAIPEGLPAVITTCLALGTRRMAKKNAIVRSLPSVETLGCTSVICSDKTGTLTTNQMSVCRMFIINKADGENCSLSEFTITGSTYAPEGDVFQDGKKVKPSQYDALVELATICALCNDSSLDFNEVKGVYEKVGEATETALTCLVEKMNVFDTEVDSLSKIDRANACNSVIKQLMKKECTLEFSRDRKSMSVYCTPNKSRSSLGKMFVKGAPEGVIERCTHVRVGNSKVPLTKSIKEKIMSVIREYGTGRDTLRCLALATRDSPPKMEDMILSDPGKFGIYESDLTFVGCVGMLDPPRQEVAASIKLCRQAGIRVIMITGDNKGTAVAICRRIGIFSEDDNVDQMAFTGREFDELAPDTQRHAVITARCFARVEPSHKSKIVEFLQGFDEITAMTGDGVNDAPALKKAEIGIAMGSGTAVAKSASEMVLADDNFSSIVAAVEEGRAIYNNMKQFIRYLISSNVGEVVCIFLTAALGFPEALIPVQLLWVNLVTDGLPATALGFNPPDLDIMEKPPRNAKEPLISGWLFFRYLAIGGYVGAATVGAAAWWFTVSDDGPQITSYQLSHFLQCSDDNPDFDGLDCEVFESPYPMTMALSVLVTIEMCNALNSLSENQSLLRMPPWENIWLLGAICLSMSLHFLILYVEPLPVIFQITPLDATQWMMVLKISMPVILLDELLKFTARHHLDLGKRPEKAATATAAGRKGRPLSACAEGISWPFVAVCLPLVLWIYSADTNVAAVLWP; this is encoded by the exons gTCCTGGCCTGGTTTGAGGAAGGCGAAGAAACTATTACTGCCTTTGTGGAaccttttgtcattttactcattctcaTTGCCAATGCCATCGTTGGCGTATGGCAG gaGCGTAACGCTGAGGATGCTATTGAGGCACTGAAGGAGTATGAGCCGGAAATGGGAAAAGTGTACCGCCAGGACAGAAAAACAGTCCAAAGGATCAAGGCCAGAGACATTGTTCCTGGGGACATTGTTGAAATTGCCG ttGGAGACAAAGTGCCTGCTGATATTCGTATATGCTCAATCAAATCCACAACTTTGAGAGTGGACCAGTCTATTCTTACCG GAGAGTCCGTCTCTGTCATTAAACATACAGACCCGGTACCTGACCCTCGTGCTGTCAATCAAGACAAGAAGAACATGCTATTCTCT GGTACCAACATTGCATCCGGGAAGGCTGTGGGTGTAGTGGTGGCCACCGGGGTTAACACAGAGATTGGTAAAATCCGTGATGAGATGGCAGCCACAGAGCAGGAGAAGACACCCCTGCAACAGAAACTGGATGAGTTTGGCGAACAACTCTCGAAGGTCATTTCCCTCATCTGCATTGCTGTGTGGATCATAAACATCGGCCACTTCAATGACCCCGTTCATGGAGGTTCCTGGATCCGTGGTGCTGTGTACTACTTCAAAATCGCAGTGGCACTGGCTGTGGCCGCCATCCCCGAAGGTTTGCCTGCCGTCATCACCACCTGTTTGGCTCTCGGGACCCGCCGAATGGCCAAGAAGAACGCCATCGTCCGCAGTCTGCCGTCCGTGGAGACTCTGGGTTGCACTTCTGTCATTTGTTCTGACAAGACGGGGACGTTGACTACCAATCAAATGTCCGTCTGCAGA ATGTTCATTATCAACAAGGCAGATGGCGAGAACTGTTCTCTGTCCGAGTTTACCATCACAGGTTCTACTTACGCACCAGAAGGCGACGT ATTCCAGGACGGTAAAAAAGTGAAACCCTCGCAGTATGATGCTCTGGTGGAATTGGCCACCATCTGTGCACTGTGTAATGACTCGTCGCTGGACTTCAATGAG GTGAAAGGAGTGTATGAAAAGGTGGGCGAGGCGACAGAGACTGCTCTGACCTGTCTTGTAGAGAAAATGAACGTCTTTGACACAGAAGTCGACAGCCTGTCCAAGATTGACAGAGCTAACGCCTGCAACTCC GTTATCAAACAGCTGATGAAGAAAGAGTGCACTCTGGAGTTCTCCAGAGACAGAAAGTCCATGTCAGTCTACTGCACACCTAATAAGTCCCGTTCTTCCTTGGGAAAAATGTTTGTTAAG GGAGCACCAGAAGGCGTTATCGAGAGGTGCACCCATGTCAGAGTGGGTAACAGCAAAGTTCCATTGACCAAAAGTATCAAGGAAAAGATCATGTCTGTGATTCGTGAATATGGAACCGGTCGAGATACTCTGAGGTGTCTGGCTCTGGCCACACGAGACAGCCCACCCAAGATGGAGGACATGATACTATCTGACCCCGGCAAATTCGGAATTTACGAG TCGGACCTGACCTTCGTCGGCTGCGTGGGCATGCTGGATCCTCCCAGACAAGAGGTGGCGGCTTCCATCAAGTTGTGTCGCCAGGCCGGCATCCGCGTCATCATGATCACCGGGGACAACAAGGGCACGGCCGTGGCGATCTGCCGCCGAATCGGCATCTTCTCCGAGGACGACAATGTGGACCAGATGGCTTTCACCGGGAGAGAGTTTGATGAGCTGGCGCCAGACACCCAGCGTCACGCTGTCATCACCGCGCGTTGCTTTGCACGTGTGGAGCCCTCACACAAGTCCAAAATTGTGGAGTTCCTGCAAGGATTTGACGAGATCACAGCTATG ACAGGAGACGGCGTGAACGATGCCCCTGCCCTAAAGAAGGCAGAGATAGGAATTGCGATGGGCTCTGGCACCGCCGTGGCCAAGTCGGCCTCGGAGATGGTCCTCGCCGATGACAACTTCTCTTCTATTGTGGCGGCCGTGGAAGAAGGCCGAGCTATTTACAACAATATGAAACAGTTTATCCGATACCTTATATCTTCCAATGTAGGGGAAGTCGTCTG TATCTTTCTTACCGCGGCACTGGGTTTTCCCGAAGCGCTGATCCCGGTTCAGTTGTTGTGGGTCAACTTGGTGACGGACGGTCTTCCCGCGACCGCGTTGGGCTTCAACCCCCCAGACCTGGACATCATGGAGAAGCCACCCCGCAATGCCAAAGAACCGCTCATTTCCGGATGGCTCTTCTTTCGTTATCTGGCTATTGGCG GTTACGTCGGCGCTGCCACGGTGGGAGCCGCGGCCTGGTGGTTCACGGTCTCGGACGACGGACCTCAGATCACCTCGTACCAGCTG AGTCACTTCCTCCAGTGCAGCGACGACAACCCGGACTTTGACGGCCTGGACTGCGAGGTGTTTGAGTCCCCGTACCCAATGACGATGGCTCTGTCGGTGCTCGTCACCATCGAGATGTGCAACGCCCTCAACAG TTTGTCAGAGAACCAGTCCCTGCTTCGAATGCCTCCTTGGGAGAACATTTGGCTTTTGGGGGCCATTTGCCTCTCCATGTCCCTCCACTTTTTAATCCTCTACGTGGAGCCTCTTCCA GTCATTTTCCAGATCACCCCCCTGGACGCCACCCAGTGGATGATGGTGCTGAAAATCTCCATGCCGGTTATCCTGCTGGACGAGCTGCTCAAGTTTACGGCCAGGCACCACCTGGACTTGGGTAAACGACCAGAGAAGGCGGCGACGGCCACGGCGGCGGGTCGCAAAGGGCGCCCTCTGTCCGCATGCGCCGAGGGCATCTCCTGGCCTTTCGTGGCCGTCTGCCTGCCTCTGGTGCTGTGGATCTACAGCGCCGACACTAACGTGGCTGCCGTGTTGTGGCCCTGA